A window from Neobacillus sp. PS3-40 encodes these proteins:
- a CDS encoding stage V sporulation protein AA, producing the protein MEKTIYIRMRHRVQARLSEKVRVEDLAQIIAPEEVLPIIRKLVIYEISEKDKNIVVIDLMKVISKIIEAVRAVEIQTIGPQQTIIEVIYKKKRVSIPFFLLIWLLLFFGSAMAIMNFHDDVSMKTVQEKLYTIITGLKEPKPLLFQIPYSIGLGLGMILFFNHIFRKRINEEPSPLEVEMFNYQMDLDNYVVIHENEESMKQLDDH; encoded by the coding sequence TTGGAAAAAACCATTTACATTCGCATGCGACATCGTGTTCAAGCAAGGCTTTCAGAAAAAGTGCGAGTAGAAGATCTGGCCCAAATTATTGCCCCTGAAGAAGTGTTACCAATTATAAGAAAGCTTGTGATCTATGAGATTTCAGAAAAGGACAAGAATATTGTGGTCATTGATTTGATGAAAGTTATTAGCAAAATTATTGAGGCTGTAAGAGCTGTAGAGATACAAACAATTGGCCCGCAACAAACCATTATTGAAGTCATTTATAAGAAAAAAAGAGTTTCCATCCCTTTTTTTCTTTTAATATGGTTATTACTATTTTTTGGGTCGGCAATGGCTATTATGAACTTTCATGATGACGTCAGCATGAAAACTGTACAAGAAAAGCTATATACGATCATTACTGGTCTAAAGGAGCCGAAGCCATTACTCTTTCAAATTCCCTATTCCATTGGATTAGGTCTAGGGATGATTTTGTTTTTCAATCATATATTCCGGAAACGAATTAATGAGGAGCCTAGCCCATTAGAGGTAGAAATGTTTAATTATCAGATGGACTTGGATAATTATGTTGTTATCCATGAAAATGAAGAGAGTATGAAGCAGCTTGACGATCATTAA
- the sigF gene encoding RNA polymerase sporulation sigma factor SigF, producing MDVEVKNNKSQTFLKDHEVKELIKKSHQGDQASRDLIVEKNMRLVWSVVQRFLNRGYDPDDLFQIGCIGLLKSVDKFDLTYDVKFSTYAVPMIIGEIQRFIRDDGTVKVSRSLKEMGNRIRRGKDELSKVLGRTPSVNELSAHLDLSPEDIILAQEASRTPSSIHETVYENDGDPITLLDQIDDGNDGKWFDKLALKEAILELDERERLIVYLRYYKDQTQSEVALRLGISQVQVSRLEKKILQQMKGRMDL from the coding sequence ATGGATGTGGAGGTCAAGAATAATAAAAGTCAAACTTTTTTAAAGGATCACGAAGTAAAGGAACTGATTAAAAAAAGTCACCAAGGAGATCAAGCATCCAGAGATTTAATTGTAGAAAAAAATATGCGTCTTGTCTGGTCTGTTGTCCAACGTTTTCTTAATAGAGGGTATGATCCTGATGACCTTTTTCAAATTGGTTGTATTGGATTATTAAAATCGGTTGATAAATTTGATTTGACGTATGATGTGAAGTTTTCCACATATGCAGTTCCAATGATAATTGGCGAAATACAGCGATTTATTCGGGATGATGGAACGGTGAAGGTTAGTCGTTCACTAAAAGAAATGGGAAACCGTATTAGAAGGGGAAAGGATGAGCTTTCAAAAGTGCTTGGAAGAACTCCATCGGTAAATGAATTATCTGCTCACCTGGACCTTTCGCCGGAGGATATTATCCTTGCTCAAGAAGCAAGCAGGACACCTTCTTCCATCCATGAAACTGTATATGAAAATGATGGGGACCCCATTACATTATTAGATCAGATTGATGATGGCAATGATGGTAAATGGTTCGATAAGCTGGCTTTAAAAGAAGCAATTCTTGAATTAGATGAACGGGAACGCCTTATTGTCTATTTGCGCTACTATAAAGATCAAACCCAATCTGAAGTTGCACTCCGACTTGGAATATCCCAAGTTCAGGTTTCTAGACTTGAGAAAAAAATATTACAGCAAATGAAAGGCCGTATGGATCTCTGA
- the spoIIAB gene encoding anti-sigma F factor: MKNVMNLQFSALSQNESFARVTVAAFIAQLDPTMDELTEIKTVVSEAVTNAIIHGYDNNPNGIVYITAAIEDHCVDMTIKDVGIGIEDVEEARQPLFTTKPDLERSGMGFTIMENFMDEVEVHSQPGSGTEIRLRKHLSKSKMLCN, encoded by the coding sequence ATGAAGAATGTAATGAATCTTCAATTTAGTGCTTTAAGTCAAAATGAATCATTTGCCCGCGTTACCGTTGCAGCTTTTATTGCTCAACTTGATCCGACAATGGATGAACTAACCGAAATAAAAACGGTGGTATCAGAGGCCGTTACCAATGCTATTATCCATGGCTATGATAATAATCCAAATGGAATTGTTTATATTACTGCAGCAATTGAGGATCATTGTGTTGATATGACAATAAAAGATGTTGGTATTGGAATTGAAGATGTGGAAGAAGCTCGTCAGCCATTATTTACAACGAAGCCGGACTTAGAACGATCCGGTATGGGATTTACAATTATGGAAAACTTCATGGATGAGGTAGAGGTTCATTCACAACCTGGCAGCGGAACCGAAATCAGATTACGGAAGCATTTATCAAAGAGCAAAATGCTATGCAATTAA
- the spoIIAA gene encoding anti-sigma F factor antagonist: MSLIIDMEIKHDVLCIRLNGELDHHTAEELREQASSAIEKKNIRHIILNLEQLSFMDSSGLGVILGRYKQIKQVHGEVVVCAISPAIHRLFDMSGLFKIMRLEPTEEFALERLGVA, from the coding sequence GTGAGTCTTATTATTGATATGGAAATAAAACATGATGTTTTATGCATTCGATTAAACGGAGAACTAGACCACCATACAGCGGAGGAACTTCGTGAACAAGCTTCGAGTGCCATTGAAAAGAAAAATATTCGTCATATTATCTTGAATCTGGAACAACTGTCTTTCATGGATAGCTCTGGACTAGGAGTTATATTGGGAAGATATAAACAGATCAAACAAGTACATGGTGAAGTGGTTGTATGTGCAATATCCCCTGCAATCCATAGATTATTCGATATGTCGGGTTTATTTAAAATTATGCGCTTAGAACCGACAGAAGAATTTGCATTGGAAAGATTGGGGGTTGCTTAA
- a CDS encoding D-alanyl-D-alanine carboxypeptidase family protein, which produces MKRIVSLIMLSFLLSSLWIPSAFAEEKKSTELVNDVRSAILIERDTGKILYEKNSNEKLPPASMTKIMTMLLIMESIDKGKLTWNEKIRTSEYAASMGGSQIFLEPGEEMTTKEMLRGIAIGSGNDASVAMAERIAGSEDAFVQMMNDKAKKLGLTHTKFQNTTGLPVNDHYSTAYDMAIMAKELLKYQEITKFTGMYEAYLRENTDNKFWLVNTNKLVRFYPGVDGLKTGFTSEAKYCLTATAQRNGMRVIAVVFGAPTSKVRNAQVTKMLDYAFSQYQTRPLFKRNHLVGLAHVSKGKAKNVEAVTSEPLSLLTKKGEKTENVKQKIILQKHLNAPIHKGDQVGTIKLIKDGKVIIESPLVASKDVAEAGWWTLYKRAFGMFTKAGE; this is translated from the coding sequence ATGAAACGAATTGTCTCATTAATAATGTTATCTTTTTTGCTTTCATCATTATGGATACCATCTGCTTTTGCGGAGGAAAAAAAGAGCACTGAGCTCGTCAACGATGTAAGATCAGCCATTTTGATCGAGCGTGATACAGGGAAAATTTTATATGAAAAGAATAGTAATGAAAAGCTTCCGCCTGCAAGTATGACGAAAATCATGACGATGTTATTGATTATGGAATCGATTGACAAAGGCAAGCTTACTTGGAATGAAAAGATCCGAACAAGTGAGTATGCTGCATCCATGGGTGGTTCACAAATTTTTCTTGAACCAGGCGAAGAGATGACAACAAAGGAAATGCTTAGAGGAATTGCAATTGGATCAGGAAATGATGCTTCTGTTGCAATGGCAGAACGTATTGCTGGTTCCGAAGATGCATTTGTTCAGATGATGAATGATAAAGCAAAGAAATTAGGTCTTACACATACTAAATTTCAAAATACAACAGGACTTCCTGTGAACGATCATTATAGCACAGCATACGATATGGCCATAATGGCTAAGGAACTCTTGAAATACCAGGAAATCACCAAATTCACAGGCATGTACGAAGCTTACTTGCGTGAGAATACGGATAATAAATTCTGGTTGGTAAATACGAATAAATTAGTTCGTTTTTATCCAGGTGTGGATGGTTTAAAAACAGGGTTTACTTCGGAAGCAAAATATTGTTTAACAGCAACTGCCCAAAGGAATGGGATGCGTGTCATTGCAGTCGTTTTTGGAGCACCAACATCTAAGGTAAGAAATGCTCAAGTTACTAAGATGCTTGATTACGCCTTTAGTCAATATCAAACCCGCCCACTATTTAAAAGAAATCATTTAGTTGGATTGGCCCACGTCAGCAAAGGAAAAGCGAAAAATGTGGAGGCCGTAACAAGTGAACCCCTATCATTACTAACAAAAAAGGGGGAAAAAACGGAAAATGTTAAACAGAAAATTATTCTTCAAAAGCATTTAAATGCACCTATCCATAAAGGCGATCAAGTAGGAACTATAAAGCTTATAAAGGATGGAAAAGTGATTATAGAGAGCCCTCTCGTTGCAAGTAAAGATGTTGCGGAAGCAGGATGGTGGACTTTATACAAACGCGCATTCGGAATGTTTACAAAAGCAGGAGAATAA
- a CDS encoding pyrimidine-nucleoside phosphorylase — protein MRMVDVIEKKRDGYELTKEEILFFINGYTEGSIPDYQISALTMAIFFQGMTEQERADLTMAMVESGDQIDLSQIEGIKVDKHSTGGVGDTTTLVLGPLVASVGVPVAKMSGRGLGHTGGTIDKLESVKGFHVEIKNDEFIKLVNLNKIAIIGQSGNLTPADKKLYALRDVTATVDSIPLIASSIMSKKIAAGADAIVLDVKTGAGAFMKTLNDSRELAEAMVRIGNNVGRRTLAVISDMSQPLGFAIGNALEVKEAIDTLKGNGPKDLTELCLTLGSHMVFLAEKANSLQEARELLEKSIKSGAALEKLKVFLSSQGGDASIVDNPSKLPQAQFVFELESKENGYVSEIVADEVGTAAMLLGAGRATKESVIDLAVGLVLRKKIGDKVQNGESLATIYSNFENISDVKEKLYANIKISTTKVEAPILIHEEITN, from the coding sequence ATGAGAATGGTAGATGTAATCGAGAAAAAGAGAGATGGATACGAATTAACAAAAGAAGAAATTTTATTTTTTATTAATGGTTATACAGAAGGTTCCATTCCCGATTATCAAATAAGTGCTTTAACAATGGCCATTTTTTTCCAAGGGATGACCGAACAAGAGCGAGCTGACCTCACGATGGCGATGGTTGAATCTGGTGATCAAATTGATTTGTCCCAGATTGAGGGGATAAAAGTGGATAAGCATTCGACGGGAGGCGTTGGGGATACCACTACACTTGTCCTTGGACCTCTTGTGGCATCAGTTGGTGTACCCGTGGCTAAAATGTCAGGTCGTGGGCTTGGGCATACTGGAGGAACGATTGATAAATTAGAATCGGTAAAAGGCTTCCACGTCGAAATTAAAAATGATGAGTTTATTAAACTAGTCAATCTAAATAAAATTGCAATTATTGGCCAAAGTGGAAATTTAACTCCTGCTGATAAAAAACTTTATGCACTTAGGGATGTAACAGCAACTGTTGATAGTATTCCGCTTATAGCAAGTTCAATAATGAGTAAAAAAATTGCAGCAGGTGCTGATGCTATCGTTCTCGATGTCAAGACCGGGGCTGGGGCATTTATGAAAACGCTTAATGATTCAAGAGAATTGGCTGAAGCAATGGTTCGTATCGGTAACAATGTTGGAAGAAGAACACTTGCTGTCATCTCTGATATGAGTCAGCCACTCGGATTTGCGATTGGGAATGCACTAGAGGTGAAAGAGGCAATTGATACCTTGAAGGGTAATGGACCAAAGGATTTGACAGAACTTTGTTTAACACTTGGCAGCCATATGGTATTTCTAGCGGAGAAAGCAAATTCGCTTCAAGAAGCTCGTGAACTACTTGAAAAATCTATAAAAAGTGGAGCCGCACTAGAAAAATTGAAAGTATTTTTGAGTTCCCAAGGTGGAGATGCTTCGATTGTTGATAATCCATCAAAGCTCCCGCAAGCTCAATTTGTCTTTGAGTTGGAATCAAAAGAAAATGGCTATGTTTCTGAAATTGTAGCAGATGAAGTTGGGACTGCTGCTATGCTATTAGGTGCCGGTAGAGCGACTAAAGAGTCTGTAATTGATTTGGCGGTAGGTCTAGTCTTAAGGAAGAAAATCGGGGATAAAGTACAGAATGGAGAATCATTAGCGACTATTTATAGTAACTTTGAAAATATTAGTGATGTAAAAGAAAAATTGTATGCTAATATTAAAATTTCAACTACAAAAGTCGAAGCACCTATTCTAATTCATGAAGAAATAACGAATTAA
- a CDS encoding purine-nucleoside phosphorylase, which translates to MDFEKIKHAAQFLKDKYNKTPKIGLILGSGLGVLADEIVSSVKIPYNEIPDFPVSTVEGHAGQLVFGLLNDVEVVAMQGRFHFYEGYSFDKVTFPVRVMKELGVEMLIVTNAAGGVNEFFSPGDLMIITDHINNMGSNPLIGPNDARLGVRFPDMSEAYSKELRIIAKEIASRCSIDIKEGVYVGNTGPIYETPAEIRMFRVLGGDAVGMSTVPEVIVARHSGIKVLGISCISNMAAGILDQPLTHDEVIETTERVKANFLLYVKELVKNISDKSGDK; encoded by the coding sequence ATGGATTTTGAAAAAATAAAACATGCAGCACAGTTTTTAAAAGATAAATATAATAAAACGCCGAAGATAGGTTTAATTTTAGGGTCAGGGCTTGGGGTTTTAGCGGATGAAATTGTCTCCTCTGTAAAGATTCCATACAATGAAATCCCTGATTTTCCAGTTTCAACTGTTGAAGGGCATGCAGGGCAACTTGTGTTTGGTCTCCTTAATGATGTCGAAGTTGTTGCCATGCAAGGGCGTTTTCATTTTTATGAAGGTTACAGTTTTGATAAAGTAACTTTTCCGGTCCGTGTTATGAAAGAGCTTGGGGTGGAGATGCTCATCGTTACAAATGCTGCGGGTGGAGTAAATGAATTTTTTTCACCAGGAGACTTAATGATTATAACGGATCATATCAATAATATGGGCTCAAATCCGTTAATTGGGCCCAATGATGCTCGGCTTGGTGTACGCTTCCCAGATATGTCCGAAGCCTATTCAAAGGAACTTCGGATAATCGCAAAAGAAATAGCTTCCCGCTGTAGCATTGATATAAAAGAAGGAGTGTATGTTGGTAATACAGGGCCAATCTATGAAACACCAGCAGAAATAAGAATGTTTCGAGTTCTCGGAGGAGATGCTGTCGGGATGTCCACTGTGCCTGAGGTAATTGTTGCCCGTCATAGTGGCATTAAAGTACTCGGTATTTCCTGTATTTCAAATATGGCTGCGGGTATCCTCGATCAGCCACTAACACATGATGAAGTAATCGAGACAACTGAAAGAGTAAAGGCGAATTTTTTATTATATGTGAAAGAATTGGTTAAAAACATTTCTGATAAAAGTGGTGATAAATGA
- the deoB gene encoding phosphopentomutase, with the protein MASNIYKRIFLIVMDSVGIGEAPDAEKFGDKGSDTIGHIAERMGGLKMPNMAKLGLGNINEIKGIEKADRPLASYSKMMEASNGKDTMTGHWEIMGLNIQTPFRVFPDGFPEELVADLERQSGRKIIGNKPASGTEILDELGEEHMKTGALIVYTSADSVLQIAVHEEIVPIEELYKICKIARELTLDEKYMVGRVIARPFIGEPKNFKRTPNRHDYALKPFDRTVMNELKDSGFDVLAIGKISDIYDGEGVTKSLRTVSNMDGMDKLIDTFDMDFTGISFVNLVDFDALYGHRRDPLGYGKALEDFDARLPEVFAKMKDDDLLIITADHGNDPVHPGTDHTREYVPLVVYGVQMKEGKQLPIRDTFADLGATIAENFNVKMPNYGKSFLQELK; encoded by the coding sequence ATGGCTTCAAACATATATAAACGAATTTTTTTAATTGTTATGGATTCAGTTGGTATTGGAGAGGCACCAGATGCCGAGAAATTTGGTGATAAAGGATCAGATACCATTGGGCATATTGCTGAAAGAATGGGTGGTCTTAAAATGCCGAACATGGCTAAATTAGGCTTAGGCAATATCAATGAAATAAAGGGAATTGAAAAAGCGGATAGGCCGCTTGCGTCTTATTCAAAAATGATGGAGGCATCGAACGGGAAAGATACAATGACTGGTCACTGGGAGATTATGGGGTTGAATATCCAGACTCCGTTCCGTGTATTCCCTGATGGCTTTCCTGAGGAGCTAGTTGCAGACTTAGAGAGGCAATCTGGCAGAAAAATTATTGGCAATAAACCTGCTAGCGGAACTGAGATTCTCGATGAACTCGGAGAGGAACATATGAAAACAGGGGCATTAATTGTTTATACTTCTGCTGACTCTGTCCTTCAAATTGCAGTTCATGAAGAGATTGTTCCAATTGAAGAGCTTTATAAAATATGTAAAATTGCTCGTGAATTGACTCTTGATGAAAAATATATGGTGGGGCGTGTTATTGCTCGGCCATTTATAGGAGAGCCAAAAAACTTTAAGCGAACTCCAAACCGCCATGATTATGCATTAAAACCATTTGATCGAACTGTAATGAACGAATTAAAGGATTCAGGGTTTGATGTATTGGCAATAGGGAAAATTTCTGATATCTATGATGGTGAAGGGGTGACAAAATCCCTTAGAACAGTTTCCAATATGGATGGAATGGATAAACTTATCGATACATTCGATATGGACTTTACTGGAATTAGTTTTGTAAATCTAGTTGATTTTGATGCATTATATGGGCATCGCCGTGATCCTCTTGGCTACGGGAAAGCACTTGAAGATTTTGACGCCCGCCTCCCTGAAGTATTTGCCAAAATGAAAGACGATGATTTGTTAATCATTACTGCGGACCATGGAAATGACCCTGTTCATCCTGGAACCGATCATACACGTGAATATGTACCATTAGTTGTATATGGGGTACAAATGAAGGAAGGAAAGCAACTTCCAATAAGAGATACATTTGCTGATCTTGGTGCTACAATAGCTGAAAATTTCAATGTTAAAATGCCTAATTATGGGAAGAGTTTTCTACAAGAATTGAAATAA
- the xerD gene encoding site-specific tyrosine recombinase XerD: protein MEDHLKDFIHFMIVEKGLANNTIESYERDLNSYMTYLKNVETISQLNDVQRAHIVHFLGFLKEQQKSSKTLARHIASVRAFHQFLIRDKVTDHDPSVHIESPKLEKSLPKVLNLQEVEFLLDSPKQHDHFGKRDKAMLELLYATGIRVSELTGLNLGDIHLTMGFVRCIGKGNKERIIPVGKTATSALQQYLDNGRPQFVSKKNIDDALFLNNHGKRLTRQGFWKILKKLAGEAGIAKDLTPHTLRHSFATHLLENGADLRAVQEMLGHADISTTQIYTHVTKTRLKDVYSKFHPRA from the coding sequence ATGGAAGATCATTTAAAGGACTTTATTCATTTTATGATTGTCGAAAAAGGTCTGGCTAACAACACAATTGAATCGTATGAACGTGATTTAAACAGCTATATGACTTATTTGAAAAATGTCGAGACAATTTCACAATTAAATGATGTGCAACGGGCTCATATAGTTCATTTTTTAGGCTTTCTAAAAGAACAACAAAAATCATCAAAGACATTGGCAAGACATATTGCATCAGTAAGGGCATTTCATCAATTTTTAATTAGAGATAAAGTAACAGACCATGATCCTTCTGTTCATATTGAATCACCAAAATTGGAAAAATCTCTTCCAAAGGTACTAAATTTACAGGAAGTTGAATTTTTGTTAGATTCACCGAAACAGCATGATCATTTTGGTAAAAGGGATAAGGCAATGCTTGAACTCCTTTATGCTACAGGTATTCGTGTAAGTGAGCTAACTGGTCTTAATTTAGGGGATATTCATTTAACAATGGGATTTGTCCGCTGTATTGGAAAGGGAAATAAAGAAAGAATTATTCCAGTTGGAAAAACAGCAACAAGTGCATTGCAACAATATTTGGATAACGGCAGGCCACAGTTTGTATCGAAAAAAAATATAGATGATGCATTATTTCTTAACAACCATGGAAAACGTTTAACAAGGCAAGGGTTCTGGAAAATCCTTAAAAAACTAGCCGGCGAGGCGGGAATTGCTAAGGATTTAACTCCGCATACTCTTCGTCACTCATTTGCTACACATTTATTGGAAAATGGCGCTGATCTTCGTGCAGTTCAGGAAATGCTAGGACATGCGGATATTTCTACAACTCAAATATATACGCATGTAACAAAAACAAGATTGAAGGATGTTTATAGTAAATTTCATCCGCGAGCTTAG
- a CDS encoding YqzK family protein, producing the protein MLSFFKVTLHTLKVFILFTGCTILFYYGIMWVNEEYQNYHRYDEPKGAAMKVSDSVHEESSSSFQRLIMFYLNGE; encoded by the coding sequence ATGCTTTCTTTTTTTAAGGTTACCTTACATACCTTAAAGGTTTTTATCTTATTTACAGGGTGCACGATTCTTTTTTATTATGGTATTATGTGGGTAAATGAGGAATATCAAAATTATCATCGTTATGATGAACCTAAAGGTGCTGCAATGAAAGTATCTGATTCGGTTCATGAAGAAAGTTCTTCATCGTTTCAACGATTGATAATGTTTTATTTAAATGGGGAGTAA
- a CDS encoding Fur family transcriptional regulator, with protein METRIERIKKQLHSSSYKLTPQREATVRVLLENEEDHLSAEDVYLLVKETAPEIGLATVYRTLELLTELKIVDKINFGDGVSRYDLRQEGATHFHHHLVCIECGAVDEIQEDLLEDVESKVEQKWNFKIKDHRLTFHGICYRCQEKKQSEEQSE; from the coding sequence ATGGAGACTAGAATTGAGAGAATAAAAAAACAATTGCATTCATCGAGCTATAAACTTACACCTCAACGCGAAGCTACAGTTCGTGTTTTATTGGAAAATGAGGAAGATCATTTAAGTGCGGAAGATGTGTACCTCCTTGTGAAAGAAACAGCGCCTGAAATAGGATTAGCAACCGTTTATCGAACATTAGAATTATTAACAGAATTAAAGATTGTTGATAAAATTAACTTTGGGGATGGGGTTTCCCGTTATGACCTCCGTCAAGAAGGTGCAACACATTTTCACCACCACCTCGTTTGTATAGAATGCGGAGCAGTTGATGAGATTCAAGAAGACCTACTTGAAGATGTTGAAAGCAAAGTAGAACAAAAATGGAACTTTAAAATAAAGGATCATCGGTTGACTTTTCATGGTATTTGTTATAGATGTCAAGAAAAGAAACAATCAGAAGAGCAAAGTGAATAA
- the spoIIM gene encoding stage II sporulation protein M, translated as MKKRIYQNVVANYFRDHSSTFLFIIVLFLMGVIFGAIVVNSMSFTQKQDLFYYLSQFFGEVSNGKVAPTNDLFIQSFLHNSKFIGLIWVLGISIIGLPVILILLFIKGMVVGFTVGFLVSQLSWKGFILASVSILPQNIIIIPVFIIMAALSVSFSFIMIRKQFMKKYSQPIMPVFRRYILTFVVAIIFISIASVIETYLSPGLMRTVMNISKL; from the coding sequence ATGAAGAAACGAATTTACCAGAACGTTGTCGCCAATTATTTCCGTGATCATTCCTCAACTTTTTTATTTATCATTGTTTTATTTCTCATGGGTGTAATTTTTGGGGCAATTGTCGTAAATAGCATGAGTTTTACACAAAAACAAGATCTATTCTACTATTTATCGCAATTTTTTGGAGAAGTTTCTAATGGAAAAGTGGCACCAACGAATGATTTATTCATACAAAGCTTTCTTCATAACAGTAAATTTATCGGGCTCATATGGGTTCTTGGTATTTCAATTATTGGTCTGCCAGTTATTTTGATCCTTCTATTTATAAAAGGAATGGTAGTCGGCTTTACAGTTGGATTTTTGGTTAGCCAATTGAGTTGGAAGGGGTTTATCCTTGCTTCTGTTTCGATATTGCCGCAAAACATAATTATTATTCCTGTTTTTATTATCATGGCAGCCTTGTCTGTATCTTTTTCCTTTATAATGATAAGAAAACAGTTTATGAAAAAATACAGCCAGCCGATTATGCCAGTTTTCAGAAGATATATTCTCACTTTCGTTGTTGCAATTATTTTTATATCAATAGCATCAGTGATTGAAACATACCTTTCACCAGGCCTAATGAGGACAGTCATGAATATATCTAAATTATAA
- a CDS encoding endonuclease Q family protein encodes MKHYYVDLHIHIGRTWTGKPVKITGAKSLTFTNIIEHARNEKGLNMVGIIDSQSPEVILEMENLLANGELVEHPDGGLIYGDLTVIPGSELEIYDEQCNGPMHMLCYFPTIKIMRIFSSWLSGHLKNITLSTQRVYITGIELQRKVKELGGLFIPAHVFTPFKSLYGKGVNQSLTEVLDPSLIDGIELGLSSDTEMAEQIKELHDFTFVTNSDAHSLAKIAREYQVMEMSEPTFLELKKVLQGTEGRRVIANYGLDPKLGKYHKTVCADCLNHVSTEDNACPHCGKGKIIKGVADRILELKTAEEGKMGRPPYIHQVPLEFIPGLGPKMLDKLLQHFGTEMAILHEVPDDALKEVVPIKIAELIAKAREGKINLFAGGGGRYGKIAE; translated from the coding sequence ATGAAACATTACTATGTAGATTTACACATTCATATAGGTCGGACTTGGACAGGCAAGCCTGTTAAAATAACCGGGGCAAAATCATTGACCTTTACCAATATCATTGAGCATGCAAGAAATGAGAAAGGTCTAAATATGGTTGGGATCATTGATAGCCAGTCACCTGAAGTGATCCTTGAAATGGAGAATCTCTTGGCAAATGGGGAATTAGTTGAGCATCCCGATGGAGGATTGATATACGGAGATTTAACTGTAATTCCAGGCTCGGAATTGGAAATCTACGATGAACAGTGCAATGGTCCCATGCATATGCTTTGCTATTTTCCAACCATTAAAATAATGAGAATTTTCTCTTCTTGGTTATCAGGTCATTTGAAAAATATAACCTTAAGCACACAGCGAGTATATATAACAGGAATTGAACTACAGAGAAAAGTAAAAGAATTAGGTGGTTTATTTATACCAGCCCATGTCTTTACCCCATTTAAAAGTCTTTATGGGAAGGGAGTCAATCAATCTTTAACAGAAGTATTGGACCCAAGTTTAATCGATGGAATTGAACTAGGATTAAGCTCTGATACAGAAATGGCTGAACAAATAAAAGAACTACATGACTTCACATTCGTCACCAATTCAGATGCCCATTCTTTAGCAAAAATTGCTCGTGAATATCAAGTAATGGAAATGAGTGAGCCCACATTCCTAGAGTTAAAAAAAGTATTACAAGGAACCGAGGGTAGAAGGGTTATCGCCAACTATGGTCTTGATCCAAAGCTTGGTAAGTACCATAAGACTGTTTGTGCTGATTGCTTGAATCATGTAAGCACGGAAGATAATGCATGTCCGCATTGTGGAAAAGGAAAGATAATCAAAGGTGTGGCAGATCGGATTTTAGAACTAAAAACAGCAGAAGAAGGTAAAATGGGACGACCACCTTATATTCATCAGGTCCCACTCGAGTTTATTCCAGGTCTGGGACCAAAAATGCTTGATAAGCTACTCCAACATTTTGGAACCGAAATGGCAATTTTGCATGAAGTACCTGATGATGCATTGAAAGAGGTTGTTCCAATCAAAATTGCTGAACTCATCGCGAAAGCTCGTGAAGGAAAAATAAACTTGTTTGCCGGTGGCGGAGGAAGATACGGAAAAATTGCTGAATAA